The Actinocorallia herbida DNA window CCATGATCGCCCGACGCGACAGCCCGGCGCCGCCGGGCCCGTCGCCCATCGGGAAGTTGACCTTGGTGGCCAGCACGATGTCCTCGCGTCGCGTGTAGCGCCGCAGGGCACGGCCGACGATCTCCTCGGAGGAGCCGTGGCCGTAGATGTTGGCGGTGTCCCAGAAGGTGATGCCGAGGTCGAGCGCCTGCTTGAACAGCGGTCCGGACGCGGCGTCGTCCAGCGTCCACGGCATCTGCTCCGACGGGGTGCCGAAGCTCATGCAGCCGAGCGCGATGCGGCTCACCCGCAGTCCCGACGTCCCCAGGCGGGTGTATTCCATGTCCAGACCCCTCACCGGTTTCCTGTGGCAGACCCTGTGCCGTCCCCCGGAGGAGTGCTACCCCGTGACGTACAGGCGCGAGGTATACGCGGGTAACGGTCTCGCCTGGACGGGGGCTCCAGGGCGGGCTGCCTGCGGAGGGCGCAGGAGAGCCCTGGTAGGTTCCTGCCGTTTGGCACGTTCCGCGCACGCGGAGAGGGGGCGGGCATGGCCGAGGCCGGAGACGACGTCTGGGGCGTCGAGGAAGAGCCGGCCGGAATCCTGTCCGGGCTCCGGGTCCTCGACCTGAGCCGCGTCCTGGCCGGTCCGTACTGCGCCCAGATGCTGAGCGACCACGGCGCGTCGGTCTTGAAGGTGGAAGGTCCGGCCGGGGACGAGACCCGTAGCTGGGGCCCGCCCTTCCATGCGGACGGGACCAGCGCGTACTTCTACGGACTCAACCGCAACAAGCGCAACATCGCCCTGGACCTCGCCTCCGACGCCGGAAGGCGGGTCCTTACCCGGCTCGTCGGCGAGGCCGACGTGGTCGTGGAGAACTTCAAGCCGGGCACCATGGCCCGGTGGGGCCTTGGATACGAGGACGTCCTCGCCGCGCGGCATCCCCGGCTCGTCTACTGCCGGATCAGCGGCTTCGGCTCCGACGGTCCGATGGGCGGCCTGCCCGGCTATGACGCCGTCCTCCAAGCCTACGGCGGCCTCATGAGCGTCAACGGTTACCCTGACCGGGAGCCGCTGCGGGTCGGCGTCCCCGTGGTGGACGTGATGACCGCGCATCTGGCGTTCAGCGGCATCCTCCTCGCCCTGCACGAGCGCACGGCGAGCGGCCGGGGCCAGCTCGTGGACGCAGCCCTCCTCGACGCGGTCGTCTCGCTGCTGCACCCGCACGCGGCGAGCTGGACCGCTGACGGCCGCACCCCGCGCCGCACCGGGGGAGCGCACCCCGTCCTCGCGCCCTACCAGGTCTTCGCGACCAGGTCGGGCGACTTCTTCGTCAGCGCCGCCAATGACCGCCAGTTCGCCGCGCTCGTCGGCGTCCTGGGCAGGCCCGACCTCGCCGCGGACCCGAGGTTCGCCGACAATCCGGGCCGTATCGCGCATATCGACGAGCTCGCCGCCCTGCTGGCCGGGCTCATCGACGGCTGGGACGGCGCCGAGCTCACCCGTCGTCTGATCGCGGCGGGCGTTCCGGCAGGGCCGGTCAACGACGTCGGGACCGCGCTCACCGACCCGCAGGTGCGCCACCGGGGGCTGTACGTCGAGAACGAGGACTACCGGGGTGTAGGCGTCCCCGTGGCCTTCGGCAGGTCGCGCACCCGCGCCCCGCGCGCTCCGCGACCGCGCGGGGCGGACACCACCGAGGTACTGCGGGGACTCGGCTACGACGACGCCGAGATCGCCAGGCTGGCGGAGGCCGGCGTCCTGCGCTGACCATAGGCCGGGAAAGTTAAATATTATATATATTGACAGATCTTGCCATTTTCGAGAGGGTTTCCGGCAGTGCGGCACCGGACCCACCCCCCGTCGCCGGGCCGCGCGAGGAGGATCATGCCGCACCACGCCCGGCGCGTCCCGCAGGCCACGAACGGCGGTCGTCATGGACGCTGAGAAGCTGCGGTCGCTCTTCGACCTCACCGGCCGGACCGCGCTCGTCACCGGCGGCACCCGGGGCATCGGCCTCGCCATCGCCGAGGGGTTCGCCGCCGCGGGCGCGCGGGTGGTCGTCGCGAGCCGCAAGCTCGAGGCCTGCGCCGCCGCCGAGGCCCACCTGAAGGCGCTGGGCGCCGACGCCCTGGGCGTCCCCGCCCACCTCGGCGACCTCGACGACCTGGACGCGCTCGTCACCCGGACCCTCGACGCCTTCGGCGGCCTCGACATCCTGGTGAACAACGCCGCGAACCCGCTGGCCCTGCCGCTCGGCTCCCTCACCCCCGAGGCGTTCGCCAAATCCCAGGACGTCAACGTGCGCGGGCCCGTCTTCCTCGTCCAGCGTGCGCTGGAGGCACTGACGGCCAGCCCGACGGCCTCGGTCGTCAACGTCGTCTCCGCCGGCGCCTTCCTTTTCTCCCCTTACGTCTCGATGTACGCCGCCGCCAAGGCAGCGATGGTGTCTTACACGCGAGCGATGGCCGCGGAGTTCGCTCCGCGCGGCATCCGCGTGAACGCCCTCGCGCCCGGCACCGTGGACACCGACATGGTCCGCAACAACCCGCCCGAGTTCCAGAAGGCGATGGAGCAGTCGGCCCTTCAGAAGCGGATGGCCGACCCCGACGAGATGGTCGGCCCCGCCCTCTTCCTGGCCTCGGACGCGGCGAGTTTCATGACCGGACAGGTGCTGCACGTCGACGGCGGCCTCGTGACGCGCTGAAAGAGGAAGGAACACCATGCTCATCAATGGCGACGCTTACCTGCGTGACACCCCCGCCTCAGGCCGGACCGTCCGGTCGGAGGAGCCCGCGCCCGGCGTGCGGCTGCTCACCCTCGACCGGCCGGACCGGCTCAATGCCATGTCCGGCGAGATGATCAAGGACCTGCACCACGCGCTGGACGAGATCGCGCTCGACGACTCGTGCCGCGTCGTGGTGCTGACCGGCGCGGGCCGGGCGTTCTGCGCCGGGCTCGACCTGCACGACCCGCCGCGCCGCGACCGGAACGAACCCGAGACGGGGCAGGCGCCGCGGCTGTCGAGCCCGCAGGCCGGGCTGCACGTCCAGCAGGCGATCGCCGCGCTGGTGCCCAAGCTGCGCAACCTGCGCCAGCCCGTCGTCTCCGCGGTGAACGGACCCGCGTCGGGCGGCGGTTTCGCCCTCGCGCTGGCCAGCGATGTCCGGGTCGGCGCCGCGTCGGCCAGGTTCAACGCGGCGTTCGTCCGGATCGGCCTGTCCGGCTGCGACATCGGCGTGAGCTGGCTGCTGCCCCGGCTCGTCGGCGCGGGCATCTCGCACGAGCTGCTGCTGACCGGCCGCTTCGTGGAGGCCGAGGAGGCGCTGCGCATCGGCCTGGTCAGCCGGGTCGTCGACGACGGCAAGGTCCTCGAGGCCGCGCTGGAGATCGCCGCGCAGATCGTCGCGAACAGCCCGATGGGCGTGTGGATGACCAAGGAGGTGGCCTGGAGCCAGCTCGAGGTCGGCAGCCTCCAGGCGGGCATCGACCTGGAGAACCGGACCCAGATCCTCACCTCCTACACGCGCGACCAGACCGAGCAGATCAGCGCGTTCCTGGAGCGCCGTCCGGCGACCTACACCGACTCCTGACGGTCGGTCGCCGCGTCCGTCCCGGCCCTGGGGCGGCCGCGGCGGGTGTGTCGGTTTTTACCCGTCTACGCATTTTGCAACGAAACGCCGTTCTCGCTTTTCGCGAATCTGACTCTATCCGGTGTGTAAGGGCTCACTTAAGTTACTCACTGGAAACATGCCGAGGCGGAGGGCTGGTGAGACCTGTGGCGCGACGGACGGTGTCGGGCGAGGACGGTCCCGGACGGTGGCGGCGGGCCGGAGCGGGCCTCGCGGGCCTGATCCTGGCGGTCGGGCTGGGCGCGGCCGGAGGGTCGCCCGCGGTGGCGGGCGCCGCGGTGAGCGCGAAGGTGCCGCGCGCCGAGTGCGGCCCGGGTTCGCGGCCGGAGACCGGCCTGCAAGGCCAGGTCCCGCTGAAAGACCGCAAGAGCGGCCGCAGCAAGCGCGGCTACGAGTGCAACCTCGAACTCGTCAGCCGCTACCAGAGCCAAGGGCAGGCCACCGTGGGCGCGGCCTACGGGACCTGCCAGTATCTCGGGACCATCCTGCCGAGCGCGGTCACCGCCAAGAAGCGCGGCGTGAACGTCATCGACTTCAAGAACCCGAAGAAGCCGAAGCTGACGACGTCACTGGTGAGTCCCGCGACCCTCGGCGGCACCTGGGAGACCCTGCGCGTCCACGAGGGCCGCGGACTGCTCGCCGCGGTGTCCGTGGGCGCGGCCGTCGGCGGCTTCTTCGTCTCGGTCTACGACGTGAAGACCGACTGCGCCCACCCGCGGCTGCTGAACGGGATCAAGGGCACCCAGCTCACGATGCCCGGCGCGTTCCCCGGCCACGAGGCCGCCTGGTCGCCCGACGGCCGCACCTACTGGACGACCGGCCTGGTCGGCGGTGTCGTCGCGGCCCTCGACATGACGAACCCGCGCAAGCCCAAGGTCGTCTTCAACGGCCTCACCGACACCCTCTCCCACGGCGTCCATGTCAGCCCGGACGGCAACCGCCTGTTCATCGCCAACTCCGGCATCCCCGCCGGGATCAGCGTCTTCGACTCCAGCGAGATCCAGCGGCGCAAGCCCGACGCCAGGCTGCGGCTCGTCTCCAAGGTGTCGTGGGACGACGGCATCGTCAGCCAGTACGCCCACCCGTTCACTCAGAACGGCCGCACCTACATGATCGCCGTCGACGAGCTGGGTTCGGGCGGCGTCAGGTTCTTCGACCTCACGAACGAGCGCAGGCCGAAGCTCGTGCGCAAGATCAAGCTGGAGATCAACCGGCCGGAGCACACCAACGCCCGCAAGGCCGACCTCGCCAAGAACGGCATCTTCGGCTACGACTCCCACTACTGCACGATGGACCGGACCGTGAACCCGACGGCGCTGGCGTGCGGCTGGGCCCAGTCGGGCATCCGCGTCTTCGACATCCGCGACCTCGAGCGCCCGAGCGAGATCGCCTACTTCAACCCTCCCGCGCAGGTCGGCAGGCGCGCGAAGCTCACCAACTCCGCGCACGCGTTCGTCCCGTTCGGCGGCTACTTCTCCGATCTGCTGAACCTCAGGCCGGACGACGAGCCCCTGTACACCGGCGAGACCGACATGACGGCCGACTGGTGCATGTCCCCGCCGCGCTTCGCCGGAAGCCGGCTGTACGTCGCGTGCGACGACAACGGCGCGCTCCTGCTGCGCTTCCGCAACGGCGTGTACCCGCTGTGACACGGGCGCTCGCCGGGCGGGCCTTCGTCGCCGTAGCCCTCTTCGCGCTCGGCGCGGTCGCCGCCCTCCTCGTCACCGGAACGGGCGGTGGCGACCGGGTCCGCCCGGCGGGGAAGGTCGAGATCGGGTTCGCCCAGGACATGATCGTCCACCACGGGCAGGCGGTGACGCTCGCCCAGGCGGCGCTCGGCGGCGGCGCGGGGGACGCGGTGTCCCAGCTCGCGACGGGCATGCAGCTCGCCCAGCTTCGCGAGATCGGCCGGCTGGAGGGCTTCCTCGCGCTCTGGGACGCCCCGCACATCGGTGAAGGCCGGCCGATGGCCTGGATGAACGCCGAAGGCCACGCCCACGGCGGCACCGCCACCATGCCCGGCCTCGCCACCACCGACGAGGTCAACGCCCTCGGCGAGCTGGAAGGCGCGGCCCTGGAGACCCGCTTCCTCCAGCTCATGATCCGCCACCACCAGGGCGGCCTGCTCATGGCGGACGCCGTGGTCGGCCTCACGACCGACCCGGACGTCCGCGCCTTCGCCGTCCGGATGGCCACCGAGCAGCGTCAGGAGGCCGCCACCATGACCGGTCTTCTGGCAGCCCTGGGCGCGGAACCTCTCCCGTCTCCCACCTGAGCGCGCGCAGGAGTAGCGTCGGGAGGGCGGCGCGTGCGGACGCGCGTCCGCCAGGAACGAAGGAGAACCCCGGTGGCAGCCCCCGTAGCGCGTGGAGTGGATCGGATCACGGCGAAGCGGAGGCTCGGCCCGGACGCGCAGGTGGACGACAAGGCACTGATCATCGTGCCGACGGACCCGGCGAGCACCGATCCGTTCCTGCTGCTCGCCGAGGACCGGTTCTCTTCCCCGGGCTTCGAATGGCATCCGCACCGGGGGATCGAGACCGTCACGACGGTCCTCGGCGGGGTTCTGGAGCACGGGGACAATCTCGGCAACGCGGGCGCGCTGGAGCCGGGCGACGTCCAGTGGATGACCGCCGGGCGCGGCATCATCCACCGCGAACTCGCCTACCGCGACGAGCACGCGCACACCCTCCAGCTCTGGCTCAACCTGCCGGCGGGCCGGAAGATGGCCGAGACCCGGTACCGGGACGTCCTGGCCGCGGCCAGGCCGAGGTTCACCCGTCCGGGCGCCGTGGTCGACGTCGTGTCCGGGACGGTGGAGGGCGTCACCGGTCTCGCGCTCGACCACCACCCGGTCCAGGGTGTCCTCGTCACGCTCGATCCCGGAGCGCGCTACGGGCTGCCCGTCCCGGCCGCCCACCGGCTGTTCGCCTACGTCGTCGAGGGCGACGCCGAGATAGCGGGAAGCCCCGTCGCGGAGGGCCGCACCGCGTGGTCCGACCCGGTGCCCGACGCCCCGGGCACCGTCCTCGACCTCGCCGCCGCAGACCGGGACCGCGAGGTCCAGATCATGGTCTACAGCGGCGCGCCGCTCCGGGAGCCCGTGGTGATGGGCGGCCCGTTCGTCATGAACGAACCGGCCGAGATCACCCAGGCGTTCCAGGACTTCCACGCGGGCCTGTTCGGTCCCGTCCCGCGCCAGGCGCGGCTCGCCTACGACAGGTGAGCCCGGTCAGCGCCCGGTAAAGATCAGGAGAATCCTGGATGTGACGGGCTCCAGGCGGCAAGACCCGCCCTATGGGCAGTGGGGTCGAGGTCGCGGTCGTCGGAGTCGGACGGCTCGGTGAGGCGGTCGTCAGAGGGCTGCTGCGCGGGGGCCTCCCGGCCGCCGCGATCGCCGGGTCGTCGGGGTCGGCGGACGCCGCCGCGCGGCTGACCGAGCGGCTGGGCGTGGCGGTCGGCACCGACCCGGTGACGGCGGTCCAGGAGGCCGCGACGATCCTTGTCGCGGTGCCCCCGGCCGGGGTCGCCGGGGTGCTGGCACGGATCGGGGGCACGCTGCGGCCCGGCGCGGTCGTCGTGTCGCTCGCCGCGGGCGTTTCGCTGGAGCGCCTCACCGGCGGGCTGCCCGGCGGGGTCGCCGTGGTCCGCGCGATGACGAACATCCCCGTCGCCTACGGGGCGGGCATGACCGTGCTGTCCGCGCCGGCCGGTACGGCGCCGGACATCAGGCAACGGGTCGAGGCGCTGTTCGGCAGGATGGGCGCCGTCGTCTGGCTGCCCGAGGGAGAGCAGCCCGCCGCCACGGCGGTCGCAGGATCCGGCCCCGCCTACCTCTACTACGTCGCCGACGCGCTCGTGGACGCCGCGGCCGGGGAGGGCCTCGACCGGGACACCGCCCGTCTGCTCGTCACCCGGACCCTCGCGGGGGCCGGCATCCTGCTGCGCGAGGAGGGAGCGGCGCCGGGCGAACTGCTGGCCGAGGTGACGACGCCCGGCGGCACCACCTCGGCGGCGGTCGACCGGCTCGACCGGGGCCAGGTCGCGCGGGCGGTGCGCCAGGCCGTGCGGGCCGCGGCGGAGAGGGCGGAGCCCGCCGACGCGCGGCTGCCCGGGTTCTTGCGGGCCCGGGCCGCGCTGCCCGTCACCCGCCTCCAGTTCGCCTCCGGCGGCGTCTGGGAGGAGCCGTTCGTCGTCCGGCCGCACGCGGCGTCGGTGCGGGAGCTCGACGAGTGGCTCGGCGCGGCGGGCGAGGACGTCGCGGTCGAGGTGTTCTGCACCGACGAGCTCTTCCTCGGCGCCCGCGTCGCCGACCCCGCGTTCCTGCACGCGGTCGTGGAGGCCGCGGCCCGGGGCCGTTGGAGCACCCTCGGCGACGCGCCCGCCCACTGGAGGCTGCCTGACGGGACGCCGCTGCTGTCCGGAGATCGTCCGGAGAAGCTCGAGGTGGGGGTCGTCAACGCCTGGCACAGTGTCGGCCCGTCCCTGCTCTGGCGGCGCGGCGAGCCGGGCCCGGACGCCCGGCGGCTCGGCGAGGCGCTGCGGCTCGCCGCCCACCCGACGCCCGTCGCGCTGGAGGCGGCGTGGACGGTGCCCGCGACGGGCGGGGCGGTGCCGACCTGGGTCGGCGTGAACGTCTCGGAGTCGCTGCACCGGCTCGACGAAGGCAAGCTCGCCTCCGTGGCGGAGAGCCTCCTGCACCGGACGGGCTGACGCGTCAGGGGGCGCCTTCGGCCAGCGCGGTCAGCAGCGCGACGGCCCGGTCGGCGGCCTCGTGGGGCACGAACAGGTGGTCGTGGTGGAAGCCCGCGACGACATTGCAGCTCAGCCCGGCTTCGGCGAGGACCCGCGAGACCGCCGCGGTCAGCCCGACGGCGGCCAGCGCCGAGTGGACCCGCAGCGTGATCCGGGCCGCGACGTAGTCATAGGGGAGGCACGCCGCGTCGGCCTCCTCTTGGCGCAGCACGAGCGTCAGTCCTTCGTCCTCGGCGACCGTGACGATGGGCGCGAGGCCCGCGGGGACGGGTCCGGGCACGCTCGTGAACACGTAGCGGCCCGGGGAGAGTCCGGGCCGCATGCCGGCGAGCAGCTTGGCGAGGTCGGTCTCGGGCGTCACGGGCGCCCAGTCTAGACGGCCTCCGCGCCGCCCGCCGAAGCCAGCAGCATCCGCGTGTAGGGGTGTTCGGGCGCGCCAAGGATCTGCCCGGTGGGCCCTGCCTCGATCACCCGCCCGGCGTTCATCACCGCGGTCCGGTGGGCGAGCGCGCCGACGACCGCGAGGTCGTGGGAGATGAGCAGGTACGCCAGCCCCCGCGACTCCTGGAGCTCGAGCAGCAGGTTGATGATCTGCGCCTGGACCGAGACGTCGAGGGCGGTGACCGGCTCGTCCAGGACCAGCAGGTCGGGCGAGAGCGCCAGCGCGCGGGCGATCCCGACCCGCTGCCGCTGCCCGCCGGACAGTTCGTGCGGCCTGCGCCCGGCGAACGACGGATCGAGCCCGACCTCGCCGAGCAGCGCGCCCACGTCGGCGTCGCGCCGCTGGAGCCCGAGCGGTTCGGCCAGCGACCGTCCGATGGTCCAGCGGGGATCGAGCGACCCCGACGGGTCCTGGAACACCATCTGGAACCTGGGCCGCAGCGGCCTGAGCCGCCGCCCGGACAGCCCGGCGAGCTCGATCCCGTCGAACCTGACGCTCCCGGAGGTCGGCCGGGTCAGCCGTACCGCGCAGCGCCCGAGCGTGGACTTGCCCGATCCGGACTCGCCGACGACCGCGACGGTCTC harbors:
- a CDS encoding CaiB/BaiF CoA transferase family protein, with protein sequence MAEAGDDVWGVEEEPAGILSGLRVLDLSRVLAGPYCAQMLSDHGASVLKVEGPAGDETRSWGPPFHADGTSAYFYGLNRNKRNIALDLASDAGRRVLTRLVGEADVVVENFKPGTMARWGLGYEDVLAARHPRLVYCRISGFGSDGPMGGLPGYDAVLQAYGGLMSVNGYPDREPLRVGVPVVDVMTAHLAFSGILLALHERTASGRGQLVDAALLDAVVSLLHPHAASWTADGRTPRRTGGAHPVLAPYQVFATRSGDFFVSAANDRQFAALVGVLGRPDLAADPRFADNPGRIAHIDELAALLAGLIDGWDGAELTRRLIAAGVPAGPVNDVGTALTDPQVRHRGLYVENEDYRGVGVPVAFGRSRTRAPRAPRPRGADTTEVLRGLGYDDAEIARLAEAGVLR
- a CDS encoding SDR family NAD(P)-dependent oxidoreductase; its protein translation is MDAEKLRSLFDLTGRTALVTGGTRGIGLAIAEGFAAAGARVVVASRKLEACAAAEAHLKALGADALGVPAHLGDLDDLDALVTRTLDAFGGLDILVNNAANPLALPLGSLTPEAFAKSQDVNVRGPVFLVQRALEALTASPTASVVNVVSAGAFLFSPYVSMYAAAKAAMVSYTRAMAAEFAPRGIRVNALAPGTVDTDMVRNNPPEFQKAMEQSALQKRMADPDEMVGPALFLASDAASFMTGQVLHVDGGLVTR
- a CDS encoding enoyl-CoA hydratase/isomerase family protein; the encoded protein is MLINGDAYLRDTPASGRTVRSEEPAPGVRLLTLDRPDRLNAMSGEMIKDLHHALDEIALDDSCRVVVLTGAGRAFCAGLDLHDPPRRDRNEPETGQAPRLSSPQAGLHVQQAIAALVPKLRNLRQPVVSAVNGPASGGGFALALASDVRVGAASARFNAAFVRIGLSGCDIGVSWLLPRLVGAGISHELLLTGRFVEAEEALRIGLVSRVVDDGKVLEAALEIAAQIVANSPMGVWMTKEVAWSQLEVGSLQAGIDLENRTQILTSYTRDQTEQISAFLERRPATYTDS
- a CDS encoding LVIVD repeat-containing protein is translated as MRPVARRTVSGEDGPGRWRRAGAGLAGLILAVGLGAAGGSPAVAGAAVSAKVPRAECGPGSRPETGLQGQVPLKDRKSGRSKRGYECNLELVSRYQSQGQATVGAAYGTCQYLGTILPSAVTAKKRGVNVIDFKNPKKPKLTTSLVSPATLGGTWETLRVHEGRGLLAAVSVGAAVGGFFVSVYDVKTDCAHPRLLNGIKGTQLTMPGAFPGHEAAWSPDGRTYWTTGLVGGVVAALDMTNPRKPKVVFNGLTDTLSHGVHVSPDGNRLFIANSGIPAGISVFDSSEIQRRKPDARLRLVSKVSWDDGIVSQYAHPFTQNGRTYMIAVDELGSGGVRFFDLTNERRPKLVRKIKLEINRPEHTNARKADLAKNGIFGYDSHYCTMDRTVNPTALACGWAQSGIRVFDIRDLERPSEIAYFNPPAQVGRRAKLTNSAHAFVPFGGYFSDLLNLRPDDEPLYTGETDMTADWCMSPPRFAGSRLYVACDDNGALLLRFRNGVYPL
- a CDS encoding DUF305 domain-containing protein, with amino-acid sequence MTRALAGRAFVAVALFALGAVAALLVTGTGGGDRVRPAGKVEIGFAQDMIVHHGQAVTLAQAALGGGAGDAVSQLATGMQLAQLREIGRLEGFLALWDAPHIGEGRPMAWMNAEGHAHGGTATMPGLATTDEVNALGELEGAALETRFLQLMIRHHQGGLLMADAVVGLTTDPDVRAFAVRMATEQRQEAATMTGLLAALGAEPLPSPT
- a CDS encoding pirin family protein gives rise to the protein MAAPVARGVDRITAKRRLGPDAQVDDKALIIVPTDPASTDPFLLLAEDRFSSPGFEWHPHRGIETVTTVLGGVLEHGDNLGNAGALEPGDVQWMTAGRGIIHRELAYRDEHAHTLQLWLNLPAGRKMAETRYRDVLAAARPRFTRPGAVVDVVSGTVEGVTGLALDHHPVQGVLVTLDPGARYGLPVPAAHRLFAYVVEGDAEIAGSPVAEGRTAWSDPVPDAPGTVLDLAAADRDREVQIMVYSGAPLREPVVMGGPFVMNEPAEITQAFQDFHAGLFGPVPRQARLAYDR
- the proC gene encoding pyrroline-5-carboxylate reductase, translated to MGSGVEVAVVGVGRLGEAVVRGLLRGGLPAAAIAGSSGSADAAARLTERLGVAVGTDPVTAVQEAATILVAVPPAGVAGVLARIGGTLRPGAVVVSLAAGVSLERLTGGLPGGVAVVRAMTNIPVAYGAGMTVLSAPAGTAPDIRQRVEALFGRMGAVVWLPEGEQPAATAVAGSGPAYLYYVADALVDAAAGEGLDRDTARLLVTRTLAGAGILLREEGAAPGELLAEVTTPGGTTSAAVDRLDRGQVARAVRQAVRAAAERAEPADARLPGFLRARAALPVTRLQFASGGVWEEPFVVRPHAASVRELDEWLGAAGEDVAVEVFCTDELFLGARVADPAFLHAVVEAAARGRWSTLGDAPAHWRLPDGTPLLSGDRPEKLEVGVVNAWHSVGPSLLWRRGEPGPDARRLGEALRLAAHPTPVALEAAWTVPATGGAVPTWVGVNVSESLHRLDEGKLASVAESLLHRTG
- a CDS encoding ACT domain-containing protein; translated protein: MTPETDLAKLLAGMRPGLSPGRYVFTSVPGPVPAGLAPIVTVAEDEGLTLVLRQEEADAACLPYDYVAARITLRVHSALAAVGLTAAVSRVLAEAGLSCNVVAGFHHDHLFVPHEAADRAVALLTALAEGAP
- a CDS encoding ATP-binding cassette domain-containing protein gives rise to the protein MSEPLLSLTDVRKSYGRHEAVAGVSLDVGRGETVAVVGESGSGKSTLGRCAVRLTRPTSGSVRFDGIELAGLSGRRLRPLRPRFQMVFQDPSGSLDPRWTIGRSLAEPLGLQRRDADVGALLGEVGLDPSFAGRRPHELSGGQRQRVGIARALALSPDLLVLDEPVTALDVSVQAQIINLLLELQESRGLAYLLISHDLAVVGALAHRTAVMNAGRVIEAGPTGQILGAPEHPYTRMLLASAGGAEAV